The genomic region TGCTGGGCACCAAGGCCAGAGAGAACACTCGAAGCCCTTTTGAGGCCTTTTGCATCTTTGCTGGCGCAGCAGTGTTTAATGAAGCTTAAATTTGACATTCGCCCCAGGAAATCATCACTTTGCAAAACTGCAAATTGCCCGAGCTCCAGCCGAGCCCTTCCAAGGCAGCAGATGGGGAATGCATGGCAGTTAATTCAGCTGGGTGATGTCCTCAGGGCTTTGCATTACACAGCTTTAATCATgataaatgttgttttaaaagtagaaaacatGCCTCTCCGTGGCGGTGCGTGACTGCAGCTCTCAGGTGTAATAAACCCAGGAGCACATGCTTTTGGGGGGACGGCGGGGGGGCgatgggctggctgctgctgtgcagagggTGGGAAGATGCAGGTCTGTGCCCGTGCTACAAGGATGCTGGGACTCGCGCTTGGTCCTGCTGTCACCCAGAGCCCCCGGCCTGGCCCTGAGGCCGGCGGAGGCACGAGTTCCCGCGGGAGGGATGTGCTTTTCAGGCTACCGGAGGAGATGTGCGGCTCCCACCAAGACGGGCAGGCGGAGGTACCGCAGTCCCACGTCCAGTGCTGGGCGCTGAGCAGTTGTCTCAGCCAAACACGGTGCAAAGGACTTCATGGCTTTATACTCAGAGATACAATGCACAAAacaagcagagagaaggaaaaaaagaagtctcactAGCAGAAAACATGATAACCTGATATTCTGGGCAGGCCTATGGCAGGGCTGCATGCAGGAGCCGTTACACCCCCATCGCAtcccccccacccacctcccAGGCAGTTCGATCGCAATCCCCCGTGGAAAGGTACAAGGTGTCTGAACTGGCATCGGCCTCACGCTccccaggtgccccccccccaacctcagcGAGGGCCCAGAGCCCCACCAGGGCCCTTGTTTGGGATGCGGGTAGTGATGGTGCTGCGGTCAGGTTCGTGCCGCCTCTCACCTCaacctgctctttttcttttgcagtcagGGAAGGACAAGGATGCTATCGATAAAGTCTTCAAGAACCTGGATGAAAACAGCGATTCCCAAGTGGACTTCAAAGAATTTGTCATCTTTGTGGCAGCTCTGACTTGCTGCTGTCACAAATATTTTGAGCAGAAAGCAGCCAAATAATGGTTGAACTGCTCACAGATGCCATCTTTGCCTGTGCTCCATATGCTAGTGGTATGGATCCCTTTACTTCTTCCATGTATCGCCATGCAGTTTACAAGCATGCTGGGCTGTAAAAATAAATCCTACTGTGCTTACTTCCCTGTCTTGAATGTTAATTTCTGCTCGTTTGTGGAAGAGCCTGGGTTTAATGGCTCCCACTAACTCATACTgagtaatttctctctttttctgctttttaaaattctattctTAGCCAAAAGGCTCAGTGTTCATCCCAGTGTAGAAGCTGCACAAGGGTAAATGCTGCTGGAGCCATGAATCAGCTGCAGGCTGCTTTTATACAGCAGCATCTCTGGGATGCAGCCTGCCAAGCTTCGGCTGACAAAGGCTGCAGCCTAAATCTGCCCACGCGTGTGCCACCATGGCTGCTTGGGACCCGTCTCACCGCAGCTGCCTTTGAGCCCGTTCGGTACCCTCTGCTGTGTGGTTGTGGCAGGGCTGCCATGTAGACTCCTTCTTGGTTAAAAAACGAAAACAAGCCcaaacgcttttttttttttgcagcatggAGGATTCTGTGCGGTTTTTTGTGCTGGTGAACCGACTCACCCAGCTCATATGGGTTTACTTCCTATAGCATAAGGCTTTTGTACCAATATAATGATATTACTCTACCATTGGCAATGTAGGTAGGGTTGTACACTataaccattttattttaaataaattggaaTACTCCTCCAAATAGCATGTCATATTATTTTTGCCTGCAGCAAGACTAGTGGCAGCAATTATTGCTTCTTTACCTGAAAAATGTCTGTGTGAAGAAGTGGAAGAATTTGCTTTCAGTGGAAAAGGCGAAAGATATCAGCTGTGACTCTGCAGCTGGAGCAAGAGTGAACCAATCTGTATCTTGAAGCACTTTTCAGGTGAGCATCCTAGTGCAAACTGCAAAAGCATCAGTTTTAGTGCCTTTATCTTCAGAACGGTCCTGTTTGGTGCTATTCCTGTCTTATGCCAAGAGCCAAGTCATTCCCTGCCCTACTGCCTGTGCAAATGTGCTGTGCAGGTAGAGGTGCCACAACTCCCTCTGCAGCTGCCCACCGGTTCTGTGCAGGGCTCGAGCTCTGGCTGGAGGCCCCGGGAGATCACGCAGCACAGCAAATGTAGGAACAAGAGCTCTGGAGGTGCAGAGCACTGCTTTTACCGCAAAAAACcgttttctccttcctgctgaaGCCTGGTACTATGACCTAACTGACCACAGTCGCATAACTGGAGCTGGAACAAAAACTTAGTTTCACTGGGTTTCCTGAGTCTGAAGTTAAGCCACAGGTTTGACCCATTCATAACCATGTATAAGCATCCATGTCCTTAAGTGTATTCATCTTTTGGGGAACCCACTGGGAAAAGTTTGGGCTTATTAGATGATTTCAGCCTAACCATTATGGGTATGGCTGTGACTGCTGGCTGCTTTGGGAAAGGCTCTGCTCAGATTGAGCAAATCGTGATCCAGGGGCCCGGCTGTCCTTGGTGACCATGGCTCTGTCCCCACCAGAGCTGTACACACCAGCACCGTACCTGGCACAGGCACGCGCAGAGGCgtcccccccacccaaaaaagCATTAAAGCCACGACGGCTGCAAGTGGAAGCAGCCACTGGTGCAGCTGCAATGCGTGCTGTTAGGCTGCGGTCACGGTTAAAAAAGACAGAGACCGAACTTAGTATGCAACCGAAAACTAGCAAGTGTTGCCCACGTTCATGCCTTCTCCTTGGCACCTTGCCGAGAACAGATTCTCAGCTCAGCGTGCACATACAACAAAATACTAATGATCGGTTATTCCTCGCTCTCGGATAGTCTTCATAAACTAGTATCTGTTCGTACAAGAGATTGCTTGAGAAAAAGGAAGCACGCGTACGCGTGTCTGCCTGCATGTGTGAGCATCTGTCCCCTGCCGAAAGGGACAGCAGAGGTTTGTCCCCATTCCGCAGCTGCTACAGACTGAGCTCTTGCAATCAACCATTTTGAGCAGGGGTCTGCCTTCTAGTCCCCAAATCCTTGAGGCACACAGTCACACTGAACAACACTCAGAAGGTTGCTGAGTTCCAGGATGGCTGGAAATGAATTGCATCACATCTGTTACACTTGCAGAAGTAAGATCGTTTGTTTTATTGGCAACAGTAATATTTCTCTGCAATACCTGAGTGAGAAAACTGTTAATCACAAAAATGTGCAAAATTCTTCCCAGTCCAGGGACACCAAATCAACCTTTTTTTCAGACACGACTCCAGATTATTTCAGTTGTTTGAGGTACCTACAGCTCTAATCCAGTATGTCCCTGCCCGATGGCTGCCGTGCAGCTCATCAGTTGCAAGGGCTGGCAGATTCCAGTGTCACATCCCTCGCTATTTCATCAAGGCTATAAATGAGCAAAGCGCTCTCCTTATTGCAAAGGAAGTTGATTATAAATTACAGAGGTAAATTTCATATATTGCATATCCAGCTAGCTAGTGGTATAAACCATCCTCAGGTGAGGAAATTCGGGTGAAACCTGTCACCAATTGATTGGTGtacactaatttttttaaatgcatttttccttttccaagtttACCATTACCATCTAAAAGGTTTCCTCTGCGTTGTTTCGCAATATCCATTctcactgaatttcttttttttaccacTGTGTGGCACTAAATGCAGACTTTTTATTACCCACTGAGCCCAAAATTCCGTGTATCATTATTGAGACAGAATGTAAAGAATTTGtgttaaggttaaaaaaaaaaatcagacgtGTTCTTAACATCACGGCAATTATTTCTAAACAAATACTCTGTGTCCCATCGAGAGCATTTCACTGATGGCAGTGGAAGCAGCCGGAGCTGAGAGCCACGCAGAGGCTCCATCTCTTGGGCTTTCGGTAGGGTTTAGCTGCACCGTCCCAGTCTCACCCTTGTGAAAGAGGTTCCCCTTGTCTGTAAATTGCAAATCCCTCGTGCAATTTACTGTAGTGTCATTTTGTGCCCCACTGAGATCGCTTTTAAAACACATCTCTTAAAGAGAATGTTGGTGAAAATTTCCTGTCTTGTCAGCCAAGAGATTCACCTTATTACTCCATTTTATCTGCtagatttttaaaactgcactGTTCAGCAGTGAGAGCTGTCGTGTATCCCACATTTCATTCTTATTCCCTAAACTTCCTGTCCCTGGTGTCCGATACCCACACAATTTCACTCACTCTCTAATGCCATTTTACCCATTTTCCTGATATTGTGTAGGTTTTTTCTGCGCTTGTAGGGCACCTGAAGACTTGGTTTACTCTGCTTATCTGCAGTGCTGCTCACAGCAGCCCAAAGCCGCTCTGTAACCGCTCCACCTCACAAAACGGGTACCAACCAACCCTGATGAGCTCAAGCACCCTCCGTTCCATGAAAGGATACCTGAGCTACCCCTCTCGCCACCTGCTCAAGTGTGCTATGAAACGAGTGGAATGTtatttttctcactctttctgCCGGTCCCAACCCTGAAAACTCTTACACTTGTGTTGAACTCCCATTAGGCCCCCCCGGTCCCACTGGTACCTGGGGGGATACCTGGAAAGCTCAAAGACTGTGCCCAGGGGCACACGGATGCTGAGTGCTGCTTTGCTAACCAGAGGGAGCTGTGCATGttcagagctgcagaaagagggggaagaaaacgggtttgggtgggtttttttttctttttccctgcagatCTTTCAAAAGCTGTAACTCGGTGATGAATATTCATTTCAATGTAGTACTGAAAGTTCAAATGATGACACCTCAGAGAGAAAATGATCcaggaataaaagaaattaacATATAGCTCCCACCTTACCATAGAACAAAAGTGACTTTTCAGAATATATTATTTAACCTAAAAGCATTTGAGCAGAGTCACTTTAATGTCCTTCAATCCATTAATTTTATTCCCCAGTATTATTAATTTTCACTATAAACCCATACCCATACTGTATATTTCCTTCCCTGGGTAAACTTTTGTCATTCAAGGTTCAAGCTGCGGAGATGCTAGACCTGGTTTTATACCTATCATTTAATGTCAACTCTTAGGCCTAAATGTATTACGTAGGATGAGATAGGTAGTTTAAGAAACAGTATAGGCAGctctaaaagaaaggaaaagacactATAAAGAGCAGCTCAGCAACTATGAGCTAACAGTTGTGGACAGCACATGTTTGACTTAGTTAtgttaacagaaataaaagatgtgAGAAAATATATTACCAGCAAATGACGATATAGGAAGTCATAATTTGTGATGAGTTTCAAATTAGGCAAGGCTTAAAGGCAGAGGTCAGAAAGACAGCTAAGCAGCAAATCAGCCAATAGGTATTTTTGTTATCTTATacagaaaaattataattttttttattagcagtaGATACCTTCTATAGATTAAGATACTCCAGTATCTATAGTTGCCATTTTGAAATTTGGTGGGATACTGTCAATgctcttcagtttttaaaaccaCATACTGAAATCTTATTTCAGAGTGTATATACAGGAGAAAATAGGCACAATGTTACCTAACCCTGAAGTCACTTGTGGTCACTTACATTGTGGTTTTAGCTGGGAAGTTTCCTCATTATTTTACCTTCAAGTTCCCTGGCGCGCGctcatgaaaagaaagaaaaaaatcacccagTCAAGCATAGTGTTTATTTCCCCAGTAAAGCCAGTTTGGGGCTGGAAGCTGGAATTTCTCTCCCCAAGCCCTCTGAGCACCTCATGATAGCAACGCGCACCTTCAACACTTGACCTACAGTGCCAAGGTCAAGCtctttacaaaatacattttagttGCTAGTTTCCTTGTAAAACGTgggtagaggaggaggaggagatgttaCCTATCTTTTATGCAAGTCTCACTGTGAAACGCTCCTGTAGGAGCTGGGAAATTGTGTTCAAATCTTTCCTTAGCTGAAACCCACACATGCCAGCTGAGTGCACTAAATAGCAGGAGCCAGGGTAGCAGGAGGCCCAGGGTacctgccacctcctccctccatcGTATCAGCCACCGGTGCGGCTGAGGAGGCCTGGAAAAGGTGCAGGAGAAACAGCACGTCTCTGTGGCCTGGTAGATGGAGAATATAGCTGGCAGTGCAGGTGGCTGTGTCCCAGATACACTATAAGTGCAGATTTTGTATTTTAGTCAATAACCATTTAGTACAAAATACACAGCCGGCATAACTGAAAAGATGCTCTTTGCCAGATGAGCTTCCAACCCATCCAAGGGTAGAGCTATGGTCGCTGCTCCAGTCCTCTCTCTTGGACCATGTTCTC from Accipiter gentilis chromosome 3, bAccGen1.1, whole genome shotgun sequence harbors:
- the S100P gene encoding protein S100-P, whose product is MSQLETAMGMTIAVFDKYANTDGNRQTLSKAELKTLLEKELPNFLSSGKDKDAIDKVFKNLDENSDSQVDFKEFVIFVAALTCCCHKYFEQKAAK